In the Neofelis nebulosa isolate mNeoNeb1 chromosome 11, mNeoNeb1.pri, whole genome shotgun sequence genome, one interval contains:
- the LOC131489795 gene encoding mitochondrial import receptor subunit TOM5 homolog — translation MFQIKCLVPKLEPKDVKWNMLEAVISSLWNFLICSFLLQVTPFILKKLDNM, via the coding sequence ATGTTCCAGATCAAGTGCCTCGTGCCAAAGCTGGAACCCAAAGACGTGAAATGGAACATGCTTGAGGCTGTGATCTCCTCCCTATGGAACTTCCTCATCTGCTCGTTCCTGCTGCAAGTTACACCTTTTATCCTCAAGAAATTGGACAACATGTGA